The segment GTAAATATGGCAGAAAAAATCCTGATGAGAGAGGGGCGGTTAATTGTCCCAGATTGTCCCGTTATTCCCTATATTGAAGGAGATGGTATTGGCAGGGATATTTGGTCAGTCAGTCAAAAAGTTATTGATGCTGCAGTGAAAAAAGCCTATGCAGGTCAACGTTCTATTCAGTGGAGGGAGGTTTTGGCAGGAGAAAAGGCTTATGAATTAATAGGAACTTCTTTGCCGAATGAGACATTAGCAATAATCCGTAAGCATTTAGTTGCAATCAAAGGTCCCTTGGGGACGCCGATTGGGAAAGGTCATCGTTCTCTTAATGTTGCACTTCGTCAAGAATTAGATTTGTATGCCTGTGTGCGTCCAATTCGCTATTTTAAGGGAGTGCCAAGTCCGCTGAAAGAGCCTGAAAAGACGGATATTACTATTTTTCGTGAAAATACAGAAGATATTTATGCAGGTATTGAATGGGAGGCTGGTTCAGATGAAGTTGCCAAAGTCATTTCCTTTTTACAAGAAGAAATGGGAGTGGTAAATATCCGTTTTCCAGAATCTTCAAGTATTGGTATCAAACCGATTTCGGAAGAAGGGAGTAAACGTCTCATTCGCTCTGCAATAGAATATGCCCTAGAACATCAATTGAAGATAGTGACCTTAGTTCATAAGGGAAATATTCAAAAGTTTACAGAAGGCGGTTTCCGCAAGTGGGGTTATGAATTGGCGAAAGAAGAATTTGCTACAGAACTTGCAGAGGGGACTTTGGTAGTAAATGACATTATTGCGGATAACTTTCTGCAGCAGATTTTATTGGCGCCGGAAAACTTCCAGGTGGTTGCTCTTACAAATCTCAATGGAGATTATGTATCAGATGCTCTTGCGGCTCAGGTCGGAGGAATAGGCATCTCACCGGGTGCTAACATTAATTATCAGACAGGTCATGCTATCTTTGAAGCGACACATGGAACTGCTCCCGATATTGCAGGAAAGGATTTGGCTAATCCATGTTCCCTCTTGCTTTCGGCTTGTATGATGTTGGAATATATAGGCTGGAAAGAAGCAGCTGCTTTAATTATACAGGCCTTGGAAGATGCTTTTATAAATAAAAATGTTACGCTTGATTTTGCTAAAATTTTGGACGTTGCTCATCAATCTACTAGTCAATTTTCAGAAATTCTAATAGATTCTATAATGAAGAAAAAGTAAAATGAACCTCTCTTTTTATGACGGAAACATGAAAGAAAGGTAAAAAAATCTTGAAAATGATTTCAAAAAGTGGTATAATGTCTTTTGTAAGGGTTATCACAAATAACTCACAATTTTGTAAAAATAAAGGAGAATCCAAATATGGCTTCAAAAGACTTCCACATTGTGGCAGAAACAGGTATCCACGCTCGTCCAGCAACTTTGCTTGTTCAAACTGCTAGCAAATTCGCTTCAGACATCACTTTGAACTACAAAGATAAATCAGTTA is part of the Streptococcus suis genome and harbors:
- the icd gene encoding NADP-dependent isocitrate dehydrogenase; the protein is MAEKILMREGRLIVPDCPVIPYIEGDGIGRDIWSVSQKVIDAAVKKAYAGQRSIQWREVLAGEKAYELIGTSLPNETLAIIRKHLVAIKGPLGTPIGKGHRSLNVALRQELDLYACVRPIRYFKGVPSPLKEPEKTDITIFRENTEDIYAGIEWEAGSDEVAKVISFLQEEMGVVNIRFPESSSIGIKPISEEGSKRLIRSAIEYALEHQLKIVTLVHKGNIQKFTEGGFRKWGYELAKEEFATELAEGTLVVNDIIADNFLQQILLAPENFQVVALTNLNGDYVSDALAAQVGGIGISPGANINYQTGHAIFEATHGTAPDIAGKDLANPCSLLLSACMMLEYIGWKEAAALIIQALEDAFINKNVTLDFAKILDVAHQSTSQFSEILIDSIMKKK